A stretch of the Theileria equi strain WA chromosome 1, complete sequence genome encodes the following:
- a CDS encoding cytochrome c oxidase subunit II precursor, putative (encoded by transcript BEWA_033830A), with translation MSSYINFTRRLLVTPIINSLNTSTKSVEGTVRLVPHFRAIFGAGARIAHNGRCISTSNVLYSITKEAEGHENSNKEKGKVGATGKARIEHISETFKPGKYGGRGLPNPVGQPDDLPSIEFGKPTGMYNFIRHQHGDPRGHLGKDGRYQPSFDSDEFHWFDAYTNVPKQKFKIVNGESMVVGVETRPMEELFGLEQTNIPFTPRTRMGVWGNHKIILGAEFCFFWLPTFIIFSLAIPCYTMLYMMDESVYTTMTVKVVGHQWYWVYEVESPPLEEEE, from the coding sequence ATGAGCAGCTATATAAATTTTACGAGGAGGTTGCTTGTAACTCCTATAATAAACTCCCTAAATACATCAACTAAATCGGTTGAAGGGACTGTTCGACTTGTACCTCATTTTAGAGCCATTTTTGGCGCTGGCGCACGTATAGCGCACAATGGCAGATGTATCTCTACATCAAATGTTCTATATTCAATCACGAAGGAGGCTGAAGGTCATGAGAACTCCAATAAAGAAAAGGGCAAGGTTGGGGCCACCGGGAAGGCTCGCATTGAACACATATCCGAGACTTTTAAACCTGGAAAATATGGTGGAAGAGGTTTACCAAATCCAGTAGGTCAGCCTGATGATTTGCCATCCATAGAATTTGGCAAACCTACTGGTATGTACAATTTCATAAGGCATCAGCACGGAGACCCTCGTGGCCATTTGGGCAAGGATGGGCGATATCAACCAAGCTTCGATAGTGATGAGTTCCACTGGTTCGACGCTTATACAAATGTACCAAAGCAAAAGTTCAAGATTGTAAATGGAGAGAGCATGGTTGTTGGTGTGGAAACTAGGCCCATGGAAGAACTCTTTGGTTTGGAACAGACAAACATTCCTTTTACTCCTAGGACTAGAATGGGTGTTTGGGGAAACCATAAGATCATCCTTGGAGCGGAGTTTTGCTTTTTTTGGTTACCGacctttatcattttcagcTTGGCAATCCCCTGTTACACAATGTTGTACATGATGGACGAATCTGTCTATACCACAATGACTGTGAAGGTTGTTGGCCATCAGTGGTACTGGGTTTACGAAGTTGAATCTCCTCCCcttgaggaagaggaataa
- a CDS encoding hypothetical protein (encoded by transcript BEWA_033820A) produces the protein MNCVIRSHVASLLPRVFITRLNSRGFLTIRRTEENKTVTQSYSVLFTRNSQRSLTSTLNDPESLSWEDYEDIAELLHEEYPSTNPLSLRFTELHDNVENVVLASSSRPITGKCSEGALEKIQMAWLELHESDNS, from the coding sequence ATGAACTGTGTTATTAGAAGCCATGTGGCTTCACTACTTCCCAGGGTTTTCATTACAAGACTAAATTCACGTGGATTTTTAACAATTAGAAGGACAGAAGAAAATAAGACAGTTACCCAAAGTTATTCCGTACTGTTCACACGAAATAGCCAGAGGAGCCTTACTTCCACACTTAATGATCCAGAATCTCTGTCTTGGGAAGATTATGAGGATATCGCGGAACTTTTACATGAAGAATATCCATCCACAAATCCACTGAGTTTGAGATTTACTGAGCTACATGATAATGTAGAAAATGTAGTACTAGCGTCATCTTCCAGGCCGATTACCGGAAAATGCTCTGAAGGAGCTCTAGAAAAAATTCAAATGGCATGGCTCGAACTTCACGAGAGTGATAATTCCTGA
- a CDS encoding haloacid dehalogenase-like hydrolase family member protein (encoded by transcript BEWA_033810A), with product MRLIPLLLLLSQWSRVTGDGKEEGELGNTNSTSTIKANTSQFLRPKNPPKYFGIDIDGTLLTSDEEAWEKNIEAFAKVRNEGYIPFLCTGNSLLFSRIKLGTKFENKTGYQGYPGVYQNGALVYDENGNVIYSQPFSKEFLKVTHDFLVKNGLTANIVFYDGEELFSLVGDDNVLKNLFSAKYTVLKVLTFEEILKKNILMLKYRDFDFNVPEAEKGIDYVEKMDINGAHDVTPPGGTKALGVTKLLEHYSLSSEYCGFIGDGYNDIEAMNLFPLSFAVANAPDEVKKHAKFVLDKTCDQAAVAEALKLTYGL from the coding sequence ATGAGATTAATTCCGTTATTACTCCTTCTGAGTCAGTGGAGTCGTGTAACAGGAGATGGGAAAGAGGAAGGAGAATTAGGGAATACCAACTCTACAAGCACAATAAAAGCTAACACATCGCAATTTTTAAGGCCAAAGAATCCaccaaagtactttggGATTGATATTGACGGTACATTACTTACCAGTGACGAAGAGGCATGGGAGAAGAATATCGAGGCCTTTGCCAAAGTTAGGAATGAGGGTTATATACCGTTCCTATGCACGGGAAACTCCCTCCTCttttcaagaataaagCTTGGAacaaagtttgaaaataaaactGGTTACCAGGGCTACCCAGGTGTATACCAAAATGGAGCCCTAGTGTACGATGAGAATGGCAATGTAATATATTCACAACCTTTTTCCaaagagtttttaaaggtCACCCACGACTTCCTAGTCAAAAATGGACTAACTGCAAATATTGTATTCTACGACGGAGAAGAACTGttttctcttgttggtgaTGATAACGTTTTAAAGAATCTTTTTTCTGCGAAATACACTGTTCTAAAAGTCTTGACATTCGAGGAGATTCTAAAGAAAAATATACTAATGTTAAAGTATCGAGATTTTGATTTCAATGTTCCAGAGGCCGAGAAGGGCATTGATTACGTTGAGAAGATGGACATAAACGGAGCCCATGATGTAACTCCTCCCGGTGGAACAAAAGCTCTCGGAGTCACCAAATTACTGGAGCACTATAGCCTTTCTTCAGAATACTGCGGATTTATTGGCGATGGTTATAATGACATAGAGGCCATGAATTTGTTTCCTTTATCCTTTGCAGTAGCAAATGCACCAGATGAAGTTAAGAAGCACGCAAAGTTTGTGCTAGACAAGACATGTGACCAAGCAGCGGTTGCAGAAGCCCTTAAACTCACATATGGGCTATAA